The region CCAATCTTAAATGGGGTCTtttgtcccctgtcctcctcactgcaggcttactgtaGTGAGGAGGCGACTGAATAGAGCGCTGGTTGTGGAAGCACACTATCACTCATCCCCTtgcaatgggactgctgagatacctGAGCAGCACAGTTATTTTCCGCAacaccactgaaatgaatggagcaccgacTGCATGCTCAGCCAGAACTCCacttattgttaaaggggttgtctcgaggaagcagtgaattttttttttgcccagtccccctaattaagcatacattactaagcccccctgtaaatgacttttctagctggtttgtacttacagttccagcgtttcggcaacttataaaaattttcccaagatggccgccggcttttttcccgttgcttgctgtagcccgacgtgcgcgctcccgagacgctaccagctgtgtttccctgacaaccagacgccccgcagccgccgaccggacccctggattgaacgcggccgaccacggcacagtcacccactgccaggcagcaggtaaccggcgctagacccctgacaacagacaaaggcccagcggcagaccccccggcccatcacttacttggggggcttctcggggcggcttctcggggcggcttgGCGGCTTCTtggggcggcttctcgggacagctgggcggctcaagtttctgcaccttcctctaagagaggatggtacagaatggccgctccagcgcgctcccgagcagtgaccgctcgtctgcacatgcgcagaagagctgtagcggggagcacactgaagcggctcctgctgagagcagaagaccggactgcgcaagcgcgtctaaaaaaaaaaaacaagccgccagcgaatttagactgaaccatggagacgaggacgccagcaacggagcaggtaagtgaataacttctgtatggctcataattaatgcacgatgtatattacaaagtgcattaatatggccatacagaagtgctgaaccccacttgatttcgcgagacaacccctttaaaggcagagCCAGACACAATCTGTTCTGGAGATCTTCAGGCTCTCAATGATTAGGCCCCCTGGTCAGCATGGGAATAGGGGGGGGATAACCtgttatcttggtacaacccctctaattGCCTccagtgcaggtaaaatgtaacAAGCTATTAGAATCTAAGATTTGTCTAGActtgatacaattgtaacaatcttctctgaacttaacctcagctgtgagaagtattgggTCAGACGTTAAAGGGTTTCTCCCTTAAAGGGTCTGCAGCATCTCGCACTTTTGGGTGgggactgctagagatagctGATCGCTTGAACTTCTCCCCCTCACCCAAGCAGGACGGAGGACACACGATTTACAGTATTCTGCGCCCTTGGCGCAGTTCTTTCTGGCACATTGAACAAATGCCTATACACATCACAGGCGATCTCACACTGACCTTATCATAATGCAGTATTTACAGTCTGTTTAGGTCTGTCCTGATGCGCTCTCTCCTTACAGGCATGCAGTAACGTGTTGGTTCCTAGGCCACAGGGAATGTGCCTGTCCTGCAGAGAGCGCCAGGCGGTGGTGTCACAGGTTAGTGCGGGGCACGTCTGTCTGATCTCCTCGCTCTGTAGTCGTTCTGTTTATGAGGAACAGACACTGCCTATATTTATCTGTGGATGTAGGTAGACTGAAGCAGGGGGATCCGATGAGACTCTGTATCTGACCATAAGTGTAACCAATCTTGTAATACCCCACATTATAAGCTGCGTCTGTTTGATTCCTTATCAGAAGTCAAGGCACAAATTCAGCAATCGACAGAATGCAGGCAGGAGGTCCAAGGAGTACAGAGATACCAGACACCTATGTGGTGAGTTGGGTGGGACTTCAGGATCCAACATAAATGTCTACAGGTCACTTATCAGGAGTACAGGGGGGTCCTGAGCTCCATTCTGACAGGCGGCTCGAATTAAATGCACAGAACAGATCTGATTCTGTATTCCATAGAATGTCTCTGCAATCCGGATCAGAACTGCAATGAAGATTCCTCATGGAGGGAAGAGCGATCTGACCAAAGACAGAAATCGGTGAgtagtgctgctttttcttccccccccccccccccccccctccttccctgtTGGGTGTAAAGTATGGCCTCCCTTTATTTTCATTGGGTTTTCCAGGATCTCTAGAACCATAACTGGCAAATGTGCTTGGCATAAACTCTGGTTCTTATAGACTTTCTCTTACTCCAGGGTCTATCCTCAATCCAGCAGCTGAAGAACTCTCTGAAGAAGGATTTGGAGACTCATCAGCTCTATCTCCATACTATAGAGACCCGGTTGAGTGGCCTAGAACGTCGCACACAGGATGTCACTAGAAACCTGGAGAGAGCCAGTAAGTGAGGACATGTCTATACTACTTGCCCATCCTCCTCCCTGATCTGTTACCCATCACTCCCATCACTTTCAGGTCGTACCCCTGTGACTCCCCTCTGACTGTTCATCCTGTCATGCAGATCTAGAGCTGGAAGCTATTAAACAAGGAAGTGTCCACCTAAAGACTCTTGTGGACGAGCAGATCTCTTCTCCGGTCACAGAAGACTTGGAGGATCTTGAGGAGAGTCTTTGGGAACGATGGCAGTGGAGTGGGTTGTCTGGGAGGAGTGTGCATCCTGTACACAGCACTCCTGTACGTAGATGTGATCAATGATTTATTAGACCTACATTGTAACGTAACAGTGTATTTATACTCTTTCATCTCGTCAGAAACTATGTAGAAAAAATGACCTTGGCTGCAGCTATGCCAGTGAGTGTCCAGAAGGTGGCAGCCGTGTGCATCAGAGGTCAGAGCTGCAGACTTGTAAGCACCACGTTGATGtgagtataggggagcacaggATAAAGGGGTGCAGAAGATGCTGAGAACTCTGTCAATGATACTAGGGGAGAAATTGCATCCATGGCAATAATTAATTATAACGGGTGTTTAGTACATACTTCTTAATTCAAAGACCTGAGAATCGCAGAGCTTGTCACTGACAGTCAAGGAATTCCTTATCCGAAAAACCTCTGCTTGGCATTGATGAATGCCACATGCTCCAAATCAAGAGGCTGATCTCaagtctaaaggctcatttacacaacgattagcgctcaaaattcgttcaaaccacaaatgagcgataatcgttgcatataaacgcttgcatcgtgcactttttgtttgaccGTTAACTTTAAGGCGAACTTAAGATCCATCTTTCAGACACAGAGGTAAAGTGTCTCAAAAGACTGCACACTGTTATCTGCATGGGAGCCTGcaaataacattgtaatctgcagtCAGCCTCAATAGAACTGCTTTtggaggcccttttatatgcaaataaagatgataaagtgttaatggcattaaccctttatgcaaacagattgcaaaatctttcaaagtatctttgcgtgtaaataggcctttaggcttctttcacatgagcgcatgctGGCCGTTTTCATGGCTGTCTGATATGCACTACGTTGGGGAAGGAAAAagctgaacgggtgcacaaatcaaatgtttgtgtgcccgttcatataGCCTGGTAAGGTCGGCGCAAATGtgccgacctcaccaggccatctacAATTT is a window of Eleutherodactylus coqui strain aEleCoq1 chromosome 4, aEleCoq1.hap1, whole genome shotgun sequence DNA encoding:
- the LOC136624583 gene encoding uncharacterized protein, which gives rise to MLAELLADGGRTRDVPISCRCRESLQDSCSLAMVLFPVLQLLLGCHEEKFNLGGILKSPFQLLSGLFLPLDVMRRWHTMATADSWLQDLLEACSNVLVPRPQGMCLSCRERQAVVSQKSRHKFSNRQNAGRRSKEYRDTRHLCECLCNPDQNCNEDSSWREERSDQRQKSGLSSIQQLKNSLKKDLETHQLYLHTIETRLSGLERRTQDVTRNLERANLELEAIKQGSVHLKTLVDEQISSPVTEDLEDLEESLWERWQWSGLSGRSVHPVHSTPKLCRKNDLGCSYASECPEGGSRVHQRSELQTCKHHVDVLIQQITQQIHQMENKIRFTSKLYQRVG